A stretch of DNA from bacterium:
CCGACCGCGCCGAGAATCTCTTCGGCCTCGAAGCTTTCATCTTTCGAATGGGCAATTATGCCTTCGGATGTCCGTTCGATTTTTGTAAGGCCTACGCCGGTTCGTATAGAAACGCCGCTTTTCGCGAGAATTTTCGTGACTGTTGCGACTATCTCGGGGTCAATCCCCGGAAGTAGGTTTTCCATAACTTCGATAATCGTTACTTTGCAACCAAATGTCGAGAAAATATGAGCGAATTCACAACCAATAACTCCGCCACCGACAATAATAATACTTTGAGGAATTCTCTCAGTCGAAAGCGCTTCGGTGTTCGTCCATATACCCGATCCTTCCCAGCCATCGATTGGGATAGAGCGAGGTTTGGAACCGGTTGCTACGAGGATTTCGTCGCAGGTAATCTCTATAGTTTCACCATTTGATTGTATGGCTGTGACTTTCCCTTTGTCGAGGATTTTACCGGTTCCTTGAATTAATGAGATTTTATTCTTTTTTATCAAGAAACCTATTCCTGCTACAAGGCGTTTGATAATTGCATCTTTTTTACGAAGTATTCTAAGCCAATCGCAAGTTATTTCACCCTCGAAAACCTTCTCCTTCTTGGCTTCTTTAAGCTCGTTGAATAATTCAGCATAGTGATAATAGGTTTTTGTAGGTATGCATCCTACGTTTGTGCATACCCCACCTAGATTTGCTTTTTCAATAAGTGTAACTTCTGCGCCGAGTTGGGCTGCACGGATAGCGGCTACATAACCCGCTGGGCCACCGCCCAAAATCGCTATTCTAACGCTCATACGAGCCCTTTCACCATAGAAAAATTAAAATAGAATTTTACCGAAAAGGCCTATAAAAGTCAACGTTTAACCAGTAAATTGGGTTGATGAAATGAGAAACTATCTCATTTTGTTGCCGAAAAGCGGCTGAATAAGATTTAGCTTGCGTCCTATTGGCAGTATGAATATATTTTGCTCGCCTATCGATTTTGTCGATTGCGTTTTTTAAAATTTCATTGGAGAGGTGTCCGAGCTGGCCGAAGGAGCACGACTGGAAATCGTGTATACCGAAAGGTATCCCGGGTTCGA
This window harbors:
- the lpdA gene encoding dihydrolipoyl dehydrogenase, whose protein sequence is MSVRIAILGGGPAGYVAAIRAAQLGAEVTLIEKANLGGVCTNVGCIPTKTYYHYAELFNELKEAKKEKVFEGEITCDWLRILRKKDAIIKRLVAGIGFLIKKNKISLIQGTGKILDKGKVTAIQSNGETIEITCDEILVATGSKPRSIPIDGWEGSGIWTNTEALSTERIPQSIIIVGGGVIGCEFAHIFSTFGCKVTIIEVMENLLPGIDPEIVATVTKILAKSGVSIRTGVGLTKIERTSEGIIAHSKDESFEAEEILGAVGRQSTPPDGIELAGGHLEGGHLVVDEWTRAADGIWGAGDVCGAPYLAHWASAMGETSVENIMGAQHKLDPDAIPGAFFTAIEVGTIGLTEPQARERYGDIIVGHFPYRASGRAKTAGATDGFSKVIAEKNGRIVGIHIAGKQASEMISAASLTVSRKLTIDDWKKTIIAHPTLGEILKESALDAMNEAIHI